In candidate division WOR-3 bacterium, the DNA window AAACTGCTATTTGTTCAACCGCGCCCTATGGAAACTTTGAGACTCCTTTCAATCTTCCACACTTGATGGATACCTGTGGCGCAGTCTATGTTGCCCGCTATACCGCGCTTGATATAAGAAGACTTTCCAATGCAATCCTTGAGGCATTCAATAAAAAGGGATTTTCTTTTATAGAAGTCATTGCACCCTGTGCTACATTGTATGCCCGCCTCAATCGCCTCGGGACCGGACTTGATATTTTGAAGTATTATCATGACAATAGTGTAATAAAACATAATGCAGATCCGAGAGAACTTGAAATAAAATTCCAGGGACCGATAATCGTTGGTAAATTCGTTGATCGGGAAAGGCCCACATTCCTCGATGCGATGAACCAGAGATTCAAGACGGTGCTGGGCGATAAATACCAACTATACGGAATGACCGATGAATGTGTGCCAGAAGCAGTAGTTGAAGGCGGCGAAAGATGAGACTCACCCGGTTCTCTCCCTTAAAGGTAGAGGACTTAAGGCGAGGGTGAAAGGAGGTGTTGATGGGAACAACACTTGAAATTCGTTTTTCGGGTTATGGTGGTCAGGGGGTGATAAAGAGTGGGTATATTGTTGGTAAGGCGGCATCAATATTTGATAACAAGCATGCGACAATGACTCAATCCTTTGGCCCTGAGGCAAGGGGGAGTGCCTGCAGTGCCCAACTTATTGTCTCTGAAGACCGAATCCTCTATCCATATCTTACAAAACCCCAGATACTTGTTGCAATGTCCCGAGAGGCGTATGAAAAATTTGAGCCGGAGTTAGATGAGAATGGAATTCTAATTGTTGATGAAGACCTCGTAAAACCTAAACCACCACGAGGACAGATTAAAATTTTTTCAGTCCCGGCAACGAGAATCGCGGAACAACTCGGCAATAGAATCGTTGCCAATATCGTGATGCTTGGATTCTTTACCGCAGTTACCAATGTGGTCAGTTATCAGGCAATGAAGGATGCAATTCCGGGCTCGGTTCCGGATAAGGCACTGCCTTTGAACTTAAAGGCGTTTGAAGAAGGATACAAATACGGTAGGCAGTTATTGGAAAAATCTTAATTTAGAAAGACCCGGAAAAAATGGACAAATCAGATTGTATTGTCAGTCTTCTATTTCCCATCTTCAATCTTTCTTCTCACTTCTGTCTTCTGCCTTCTATTCTTATCACTTTTCACTTCTTCCTTCTCACTTCTCCCTTTTTGTTCTCCCAGACTCCGGAGTGGGTGTATCAGTATGTGAATCCGAATTTTTCAGAAGTTCCTTATGCGATTGCGGCAGATAGTTTTGGCAATAGTTATACTACTGGATATGTAGGTTTAGGTAATAACGGCGGTGTGGGAATTATTAAGTTGGATAATCAGGGTAATGAAAAGTGGTTTTATTGGAATGATTTGGGTACTGCGATAATTGGGCGTAGTATAAAGGTTTATAATGATAAAGTTTATGTTGGTGGGTATATGGATTCTTTGGGTTATGAGCGGATTGTTGTGATATCTATTGATACTTTAGGGAATGAGCGATGGATTTATAAGGATACATTGTATAACAGTGAGGGATATGCAATAATGATTAGTCAATCCCATCATATTTATGTGGCGGGGATAAAGTATCCGTCGCCGCCGGATTGGGTGGTATTAAAATTAGATTCATTAGGTAATTTGTGCTGGCGTTATGTTTATGATGGTCCGGCGGGTAGTTATGATGAGGCATCAAGTATTGTGATTGATGGGAATGAAAATATTTATGTTGGGGGCTATTCAACGGGTCTTGGCACATCTACTGATTTTACGATAATTAAACTTGATTCAGCAGGTCGGGAGCAGTGGGTCTATCGTTATGATGGGCCGGCGAGTTATCGGGATGAACCCAAGGCGCTTGCCCTTGATTCTTTGGGCAATCTTTACATAACGGGTTGGTCCTGGGGTATTGACTGGGATTTTTGTGTGGTAAAGATTGATACTTCGGGACAGGAAAGATGGGTTTACCGATACAATGGCATGGCAAATACCGGAGATTTGGTTTATGATATGGTTTTAGATGATTCGGGTAGTGTTTATGTGTGTGGTAGTTCAATGGATACTGATACGATTGGTTTGTTTACAATAATCAAAGTAGATTCAAGCGGTCAAGAAAGGTGGTGTTATAAGACTTCAGGTTCATCAGGCCGGGGTGGGATTGCTAATTCGCTGGTAGTTGATGGTTTAGGTGGTATCTATGCCGGTGGTTTTTTTCGTAATATATCTTTCAGACCGCAGATTGCGGTGGTGAAGTTAAATACTTCGGGTGATACATTGTGGAGATATATCCATCCTCATATCCCGCCTTCGCCCTGGGCGGATGTGGTTCATGATGTGGTTGTGGATATTAATGGTAATGTCTATGTTGCCGGCAGGATATGTGTAAGTGCCTGGAATGATGATATAGTGGTGATGAAGTTTGCTGCACCGCAGGGTGAGGTGAAAGAGGTGGTGGATAATGAAACAATAAAGTCAAGTTTTGGTGCTACAATTTTCAAGGGTGGGATAGAATTTATCCCGCAGGAAGATTGTGGGCTAAGGGTTTATGATGTGCTGGGCAGGATGGTAGTAAATAAGGCTCTTCAATCAGGTAGAAAAGAATACATCAAACTCGGCTCCGGTGTTTATTTTATACTGATTGAAGAGCGGCAAAATAAAAAAATATTAAAAAAGGTCATTATTTTGTAACAAAGGAGGCTAAAATGAGAATCATTGTATCCTTGCTCCTATTTGGAGCAGTATTGTTAAATGCAGGGTATATCACACCGTCATTACAGGCAGTGCTTGATACCTTATCGCCCGGGAATAAGACCTGGATAAGTGTGCATTTAAAAGAAAGACCGAATCTTGCCCGATTTCCGCAAAGAGCCTATGCAGAAAAGATTGCCCACGATAATAAGTAGCAGTGCGGTATGGTCTTTGAATCCTGATTTAGTCTATGTCCCTGATGGTCTGATTGAGGGGCGTATGTTGATTACCTATGCTGAGGGTAACGAGCGTTGGCTTAGCCGGCATCCTTATTTGCCGTTATATCGTGTTTGCACTTATCAAAGTGTTTTACCATTGGTTCCAGGTGGACCGCAGGATAAAGAGACGATGTCTTTTGATTCAGGAAATCTTTCGCTTGAGATCTATCCCAATCCATTCCGGAATCACTGCGTGATTGAATTCCAAATCCCAAATTATTCAAAATTAGGCGGTAGCCAGAAGCCGATAACCAGTATAAAGATATTTGATATCAGTGGTCGCTTGGTAAAACAATTTAACCATTTAACTAATTACCAATCATCAACTCTTTGGGATGGTGATGATGATCTGGGTCGGAAACTTCCACCGGGTGTATATTTCATTAGGTTAGATGCGGGTGATTTTATCCATATAGAAAAGGCGGTATTGTTGAAATGAAGGAGAGGGTTGTTAGGTTGAAATAAAAATGCTAATTTTTAATATGTTGATTAAAGTATGATAATCAGGAATGGTTGTTTGTTTAGTAAATTGGAATTTAGGAATTGTTTGGGATTTGGTCCGCCAAAAATCGTTGCGGACTGGTACTGGGGGTTTAATGAATGAATGTCATCTTTGCTGAATTAAGAAAGAGTTACAAAATCTTACTCGCCTATCCGATTGAGATTGCCTTCTGGATATTTTCACCACTTCTGTGGGCAATTCCTTTGATTTTTCAGGGAAAGGCATTGATTGGTGGTTTGAGCAGTGAAAACTTTGGGGCAGTTGCAGGTACAACCGAATTTATTCCCTATGTCTTAATCGGGGCGATAATCAGCACCTATATGGGTTCTTCGGTCTGGAGCATGGGATTTGCAATGCGGGATGAGACATATTATGGCACACTTGAACATATTTTGTCAGCGCCAGTAAAACCAGTTTACATTTTACTGGGCAAGGCAATATTCAATTCCCTTCTTGCTACAACTTATGTTATCATTCAACTGGGAATATGTGTGATAATCTTTGGTTTACAGGTGACACTTTATAAAATATTTCCAATTGTCTTCTTTTTGATTCTTTTGATTGCCGGTCTATATGGCATTGGCTTTGCTGCGGCTGGCTTGACCCTGCTCGTCAAAGAGGCACATGGTCTACTACATTTGTTTGAATATGTATTATTTTTATTTTCACCGATTCGTTATCCAGTGGAGATAAATCCGATAACCAGGGTGGTAAGCATATTCATTCCCCTTACCTATGCTCTCATTGCCTTACGCGGGCTTTTGCTAAATATTAAGTTTGATTTCTGGAAAAACAGCTTGATTCTCATCTTAATTGATTTGATAATCATTCCACTCGGTCTTTATATCTTCAACTGGGTGGATAGATATACAAGGCAGAAAGGAACTCTGGCGGAGTATTGAGATGGCAAAATGTCAATCCAAAAATTCCACATGTCAAATGTCAAATGCCAGACGAATAGATAAACATAGTCTAAAGGTTTGGGTTTGGAAAGAAGATTGGGTTTTGTCTATCGGTTTGGAAGATTGTTTAATCAAACAAAACCAACAAACCAAACCCTATCTCATTTCTAAACCTATAAACCACACCTTCAAAGATTAACTATGGCCAATTTTTTCCATTATCTACGGGCGATCAATGCGGAGAATATTAAAGAATGGAAGATTGAATTGAAATATCTGCCTGATTTTATCCGGCTATTTTTTGAACCCTTTGTCTATCTTTTTCCATATTTTCTCTATGGATTTGCCCTGCTCGGTGGCCGTAACTCTGAACATTTGAAATCAATTACTGGTATCAGTGATATATTTGCTTATACATTCGTTGGTTATCTCATTATGGGATTTTTAAATACTGCATGCTGGGCAATGGGTGCGTCATTGAGAAAAGAACAGTGGTATGGGACTCTTGAGACGATTTTTGTTGCTCCAGTCCCACGTTGGGTATATGTTGCAGGCATGGCACTGCATTCAACATTACATCAGGGATTGATAATGCTCATTGAGGCTTTGGTTGTAGTATTTATTTTCAAGATATTTTTCAATATCAGTGGTATGCTTCCCGGGCTGATTTTATTACTCCTTATGATTTCTGCACTTTATGGACTTGGCATTCTGGTTGCAGGACTTACAATCGGTCTAAAACAATGGTGGGTAATAAGTGATGCGGTATCAACCCTGATAAATATAATTACACCGATTGCCTATCCACTTGCAATCTTGCCCATGTTTTTGCAGAAGATTGCCCTTTTTCTGCCCACAACCTATGGCGTGATGGGCATAAGACACTTCTTGATTGGCGAGCATCTCACAATGAGTATACCAACGATATTTGTACGCCTAACAATTATGCTCGTTATCTGGATAAGTTTTGGTTTAGGTATTTTCTTACTTATGGATAGATACGGCAGAAAAAAAGGCGCGCTTGCGATTTATTAAGTTTTTACAATTTCCCTTCGCAAGCGGGGGATGCAATCCCCTTTATTAAAGAATACGCAATCCTACTTTTATCCCCCTTTTTAATGAATACACAATCCCCCTTAATTTCCCTTTTATAAAGGGGGATTAAGGGAGATTAGTAGGGCAGACCTTTAGAGCCCGTCTCGAACTCGATTCGGGGTGTGCATTAATAGTTGTGGCAAGGCTAACCTCTGGTTCTGAAAGAACCATCGATTCTTGAAAAAAGCCTTGCCCTACATTTCCCATCGTCTATTTAAGTTAATAACCAGTCTTTCTCTGACGGGATTAAGACAGATTGCAGTTCCCGTTTTATTCAAAGACTATGATTCCTGTGCCATTGGTCCACCTTCACCTTCTTCATATTCATACTGGTAGATATAAATTGGACCAGCAGTAGCAAAATTACCCGAGATTTTATCTAATACCACATCAATGGCGCCATCCTTATAAAATGCCAGTGGAATCCAGAATTCCGATATCTCGGGCTTGTAAGCATTGTATTTGATTAAATTTTACTTCGGTTTAATAACCTTTTCTCTTAAGAATATCTTCCCATCAGATGTTTTTAAGTGGATAAAATAGACTCCACTTGAAACCTTATGACCAGAATCGTCATCGCCAACCCACAGAATTGGTGATTGGTAATTGGTTAAATGGTTAAATTGTTTTACCAACTGCCCAGCGGAATTATAGATTTTCATACTGACTACTGACTTCTGACTACTGGCTACTCCATTTTCTGCATAGTGCATAGTGCTTAATGCATAGTGAATCATGCAGTGATTCGTGAATGGATTGGGATAGACCTCAAGTCTTTTTGTCCCCCCGTCTCTTTGTCTCCTTGTCTCTTCGATCCCCATAAATGAACTTGCACCCAAATAAAGACGGGCTGGGCAATCATTGGGAAGGCCTATCCAGATTGCCCAAAATGGGTCGGCATTAGTGAGCATTAATGCGCAGTAGACATAATAAATACGCACCCTGGTGGTGTCTATCCTTTTGGCAATCTGGGGCAAGCCAGCTGAAATTCCTAAGGATTGGGTGCAGTTTATTGGTTGTCCCCAGGTTAATCCATTATCCATTGACCAGACTGAATAGAAATCCCAGCGGTTTAAGCTATCAGGGGAATTGTTTTTTGACATACAATATAAGACCGCGCAATAATTCCCACCAGTAGCAATCGTTGGATAAAAACACTCTGTATCTGGCGCACCAAAACTTGATGAAACTTGAATCGGGGGCACACCTGAATTTACTGATACATAAATCCTGCCATACCAGGGATACTCATTGTCATCCCCGTCAATTGCATCAAAGACCAACTGTCGTTTCAAAGCGAAAATGTCACCTTTAACTTCAAAGGTAAAATGTCCCCAGGCGTGGCTCAAACCACGCTCAGAATTGAATCAGAAAGGAGATACCTTGATTTTTAAACAATTTTTGGT includes these proteins:
- a CDS encoding thiamine pyrophosphate-dependent enzyme → MSEIEANIPSTTQTTAGHPREGLLRMDRMPHIWCPSCGIGPTLSAFLIALEKSNLNLDKVAVVSGIGCTGRVAGYVKLDSFHTTHGRPIPFATGLKLANPELKVVVFSGDGDLVAIGGNHLIHAARRNIDIVVICVNNFIYGMTGGQVAATTPETAICSTAPYGNFETPFNLPHLMDTCGAVYVARYTALDIRRLSNAILEAFNKKGFSFIEVIAPCATLYARLNRLGTGLDILKYYHDNSVIKHNADPRELEIKFQGPIIVGKFVDRERPTFLDAMNQRFKTVLGDKYQLYGMTDECVPEAVVEGGER
- a CDS encoding T9SS type A sorting domain-containing protein; translated protein: MQKRLPTIISSSAVWSLNPDLVYVPDGLIEGRMLITYAEGNERWLSRHPYLPLYRVCTYQSVLPLVPGGPQDKETMSFDSGNLSLEIYPNPFRNHCVIEFQIPNYSKLGGSQKPITSIKIFDISGRLVKQFNHLTNYQSSTLWDGDDDLGRKLPPGVYFIRLDAGDFIHIEKAVLLK
- a CDS encoding 2-oxoacid:acceptor oxidoreductase family protein; its protein translation is MGTTLEIRFSGYGGQGVIKSGYIVGKAASIFDNKHATMTQSFGPEARGSACSAQLIVSEDRILYPYLTKPQILVAMSREAYEKFEPELDENGILIVDEDLVKPKPPRGQIKIFSVPATRIAEQLGNRIVANIVMLGFFTAVTNVVSYQAMKDAIPGSVPDKALPLNLKAFEEGYKYGRQLLEKS
- a CDS encoding SBBP repeat-containing protein; amino-acid sequence: MDKSDCIVSLLFPIFNLSSHFCLLPSILITFHFFLLTSPFLFSQTPEWVYQYVNPNFSEVPYAIAADSFGNSYTTGYVGLGNNGGVGIIKLDNQGNEKWFYWNDLGTAIIGRSIKVYNDKVYVGGYMDSLGYERIVVISIDTLGNERWIYKDTLYNSEGYAIMISQSHHIYVAGIKYPSPPDWVVLKLDSLGNLCWRYVYDGPAGSYDEASSIVIDGNENIYVGGYSTGLGTSTDFTIIKLDSAGREQWVYRYDGPASYRDEPKALALDSLGNLYITGWSWGIDWDFCVVKIDTSGQERWVYRYNGMANTGDLVYDMVLDDSGSVYVCGSSMDTDTIGLFTIIKVDSSGQERWCYKTSGSSGRGGIANSLVVDGLGGIYAGGFFRNISFRPQIAVVKLNTSGDTLWRYIHPHIPPSPWADVVHDVVVDINGNVYVAGRICVSAWNDDIVVMKFAAPQGEVKEVVDNETIKSSFGATIFKGGIEFIPQEDCGLRVYDVLGRMVVNKALQSGRKEYIKLGSGVYFILIEERQNKKILKKVIIL
- a CDS encoding T9SS type A sorting domain-containing protein; this translates as MKRQLVFDAIDGDDNEYPWYGRIYVSVNSGVPPIQVSSSFGAPDTECFYPTIATGGNYCAVLYCMSKNNSPDSLNRWDFYSVWSMDNGLTWGQPINCTQSLGISAGLPQIAKRIDTTRVRIYYVYCALMLTNADPFWAIWIGLPNDCPARLYLGASSFMGIEETRRQRDGGTKRLEVYPNPFTNHCMIHYALSTMHYAENGVASSQKSVVSMKIYNSAGQLVKQFNHLTNYQSPILWVGDDDSGHKVSSGVYFIHLKTSDGKIFLREKVIKPK
- a CDS encoding ABC transporter permease, translated to MNVIFAELRKSYKILLAYPIEIAFWIFSPLLWAIPLIFQGKALIGGLSSENFGAVAGTTEFIPYVLIGAIISTYMGSSVWSMGFAMRDETYYGTLEHILSAPVKPVYILLGKAIFNSLLATTYVIIQLGICVIIFGLQVTLYKIFPIVFFLILLIAGLYGIGFAAAGLTLLVKEAHGLLHLFEYVLFLFSPIRYPVEINPITRVVSIFIPLTYALIALRGLLLNIKFDFWKNSLILILIDLIIIPLGLYIFNWVDRYTRQKGTLAEY
- a CDS encoding ABC transporter permease, which gives rise to MANFFHYLRAINAENIKEWKIELKYLPDFIRLFFEPFVYLFPYFLYGFALLGGRNSEHLKSITGISDIFAYTFVGYLIMGFLNTACWAMGASLRKEQWYGTLETIFVAPVPRWVYVAGMALHSTLHQGLIMLIEALVVVFIFKIFFNISGMLPGLILLLLMISALYGLGILVAGLTIGLKQWWVISDAVSTLINIITPIAYPLAILPMFLQKIALFLPTTYGVMGIRHFLIGEHLTMSIPTIFVRLTIMLVIWISFGLGIFLLMDRYGRKKGALAIY